Proteins encoded within one genomic window of Candidatus Tanganyikabacteria bacterium:
- a CDS encoding MltA domain-containing protein — protein MPCELPLRRKIYPHSPGAAIPSALAAACWLLVGAAGAGPAYQDDGDRDSLLAALGRQDRYLETVRKVEVPFGTGSIPVERLRRTSRAFASLVRDDWGTPAFAARLHAEFETVSAGPTHFTGYYLPRLAASRAPDATYRFPLYRKPPGSPLPTHAQIEDEAALAGKGLEVAWVADEFDRYILMVQGSGVLRFPDGSESPVNYDGKNNHPYVSLGKALIADGKLSTASVSIPAIRKYFREHPEEQHGYLLRNPSYVFFRLQPDGPYGVDGIQLTAARSIATDKRFWPSGGVAWVSYPKVAAWKDGIPAGWETGGRFVCDQDTGGAIRGLGRVDMFWGAGEEAAAIAGTLNATGSLTYFLVR, from the coding sequence ATGCCATGTGAGCTTCCACTACGCCGCAAAATATACCCCCATTCGCCGGGTGCCGCGATCCCTTCCGCGCTGGCCGCGGCTTGCTGGCTGCTGGTCGGTGCCGCCGGCGCCGGCCCGGCCTACCAGGACGACGGCGACCGCGACTCGCTCCTGGCCGCCCTAGGCCGGCAAGATCGCTACCTCGAGACCGTGCGCAAGGTCGAGGTTCCCTTCGGCACCGGCTCCATCCCGGTCGAACGCCTGCGCCGCACGAGCCGGGCGTTCGCTTCCCTGGTGCGGGATGATTGGGGCACGCCGGCCTTCGCCGCGCGCCTGCACGCGGAGTTCGAGACCGTGTCGGCCGGCCCGACCCACTTCACCGGCTACTACCTGCCGCGCCTGGCGGCGAGCCGCGCGCCCGACGCGACCTACCGCTTCCCGCTGTACCGCAAGCCTCCGGGCTCGCCGCTACCCACCCACGCCCAGATCGAAGACGAAGCCGCCCTGGCGGGCAAGGGCCTGGAGGTCGCCTGGGTGGCCGACGAGTTCGATCGCTACATCCTCATGGTCCAGGGCTCGGGAGTGCTGCGCTTCCCGGACGGCAGCGAATCGCCCGTCAACTACGACGGCAAGAACAACCACCCCTACGTCAGCCTGGGCAAGGCGCTGATCGCGGACGGCAAGCTATCGACGGCGAGCGTCTCGATCCCGGCCATCCGCAAGTATTTCCGGGAGCATCCAGAGGAGCAGCACGGCTACCTGCTTCGCAACCCCAGCTACGTCTTCTTCCGACTGCAGCCGGACGGGCCGTACGGCGTGGACGGGATTCAGCTGACCGCGGCGCGGTCCATCGCGACCGACAAGCGCTTCTGGCCGTCGGGAGGGGTGGCGTGGGTGAGCTATCCCAAGGTGGCCGCCTGGAAGGACGGGATACCGGCCGGCTGGGAGACCGGCGGCCGCTTCGTTTGCGACCAGGACACCGGCGGCGCCATTCGCGGGCTCGGGAGGGTGGACATGTTCTGGGGCGCCGGGGAAGAGGCCGCCGCGATTGCCGGGACTCTCAACGCGACGGGCTCCTTGACGTATTTCCTGGTACGCTGA
- a CDS encoding hemerythrin domain-containing protein: MRIIEALIGEHGALGAMLDHLEQAVPLVGGHWELRAQIGVLRSVMGSQMTIEEEMLFSALEHAIGRDGPLAALRMEHDKIEGALSWVPQIENLDEAKQLLVETVRLARQNFQNEEHVLFRLAEEHLHPDLLEELGRQWAERRGVAVFAQA, translated from the coding sequence ATGCGTATCATCGAAGCGCTCATCGGTGAGCACGGCGCGCTGGGCGCGATGCTAGACCACCTCGAACAAGCCGTTCCCCTCGTGGGCGGGCACTGGGAGTTGCGGGCCCAGATAGGGGTCCTGCGGTCGGTCATGGGCTCGCAGATGACCATCGAGGAAGAAATGCTCTTCTCGGCCCTCGAGCACGCCATCGGCCGCGACGGCCCCCTGGCCGCCCTGCGGATGGAGCACGACAAGATCGAGGGAGCCCTGTCCTGGGTGCCGCAGATCGAGAATCTCGACGAGGCGAAGCAGTTGCTGGTGGAGACGGTGCGCCTGGCGCGCCAGAACTTCCAGAACGAAGAGCATGTGCTCTTCCGCCTGGCCGAGGAGCACCTGCACCCCGATCTGCTCGAGGAGCTAGGTCGGCAGTGGGCCGAACGGCGCGGTGTCGCCGTCTTCGCCCAAGCCTGA